The Pedobacter cryoconitis genome has a window encoding:
- the dut gene encoding dUTP diphosphatase, with amino-acid sequence MKINIINKSGLALPQYETAHAAGMDMRAFVTEEIVIKPMQRILVPTGLHIELPVGYEAQIRPRSGLAYKHGISIVNSPGTIDADYRGEIKVLLINLSDTDFVVNNGDRIAQMVISKHETISWESAEELSDTARGEGGYGHTGK; translated from the coding sequence ATGAAGATTAATATTATCAACAAATCAGGATTGGCATTGCCTCAATATGAAACAGCTCATGCAGCAGGAATGGACATGAGAGCTTTTGTAACGGAAGAGATCGTAATCAAGCCTATGCAGCGTATATTGGTGCCTACGGGTTTGCATATTGAATTGCCGGTGGGCTATGAAGCGCAGATCCGTCCACGCAGTGGTTTGGCTTATAAGCATGGGATCAGTATCGTAAATTCTCCGGGAACTATTGATGCCGATTATCGCGGAGAGATCAAAGTATTGCTGATCAATCTTTCTGATACTGATTTTGTAGTGAATAATGGAGATAGAATAGCACAGATGGTGATTTCCAAGCATGAAACTATCAGCTGGGAAAGTGCAGAAGAACTAAGTGATACTGCACGTGGTGAAGGTGGTTACGGACATACAGGTAAATAA